The window TCTTTCTGAGGCTGATGGCTTTTTTGTAATAGCTGAGTATGGAATCGGGATTTTTTTCCTGTTGGGCCACATTGATGTGCTCCCAGTTCTGAGCCATCATGATCCAGGGTTCTTCTTTGCTGAATCCGCCGAAGGGAGAATTATCCCACTGCATGGGTGTGCGGCTGTTATCCCGGCCCCATTTGATGATCTCCTTCATCACCAGGGCTGTATCTTCACCCCTCACTTCAGCCCTGCGATATTTAGCAATGGTATGAGGATCCCGGAACTGATCCAGTCTTGCAAAACCGGCATTCTTCATTCCGATTTCGTCCCCCTGATAAAGAAATGGCGTACCCCACTGGGTCAGGATCATGGTCGCCAGACAGGTAGCCGATTCCTTCCAGAACCGGTCTGCAGCCCCTGCAACCGAAACCATCCTGGCCAGGTCATGATTTCCCAGAAAAATAGCATCCCAACCCTCCCGGGAGAGCTGCTGATACCACTGTTGATAAAATTTCTTATAGTTCTGAGCCGGATTATCCTCAAAATCCCCTTCTTCCAGAAACCCCAGATGAAAGATCATATCAAACTCATGACGTTTCTTATCCACATAGAGCCTGGCGCTTTCGGGAGTGGAACCGCCGGTTTCACCTACTGTCACAGGATCATACAGACTGAACACTTTTTTATGCATCTCCTGAAGGTACTGATGCACCAGATCATGGTTCCGGAAGTGGCAGAACTGTCTGCTTTCACCCGGGGCATGAATATAATCGGGATTCCCTTCGGGTTTACCAATAAGATGAATGGCGTCCAGACGGAGGCCATCGATCCCCTTCTCGAGCCACCAGGCCACCATGCGGTGGATCTCCTTGCGGAGCTCTTCGTTCCGCCAGTTCAGATCGGGCTGTTTCACCCCGAAGATATGGAGATAATACTGACCGGTTTTCTTATCAAACTCCCAGGCTTCGGGGCAGAAATAGGAATCCCAGTTGTTGGGTTCATCCGCCCAGATGTACCAGTCCCTCTTAGGATTATCCAGACTGCTTCTGGATTCAATAAACCAGGAATGTTCATCCGAACTATGGTTGAGAACCAGGTCCATCATGATCCCGATATTCCTCTTGTGAGCTTCCTCCAGGAGGGTATCCAGATCCTCCATGCTGCCCATCTCAGTCATAATATTCTGATAGTCGGAAATGTCATAACCCATGTCGTCATTGGGAGAGGAACAGAAGGGACTGATCCAGAGCATATCTACACCCAGGGCTTCCAGATAGTCCAGCTTTTCGGTGATGCCTGCCAGATCTCCTATACCGTCACCATTGGTATCATTGAAACTGCGCGTATAGATCTGGTAAATCACCATTTCCTGCAATGGTTTGTGATGGAACATGTTCTATCTCCTGATGTTTTTTTTCGGCAAGCCATAAAATAGCGGATAACCCCTCTGGTTGGCAATCCCTGGAGATTGAGTAGAAAATAATTATGACTGATTTAACAGTGATTTTTATGATACCCTTTCATCATGACTGAAACAGAACTGAAAACCTTGAAAGAATTGATTATTAAAACCATGGGTCAACTTGAAGAGAGTGATACCTATCTTCAAGAGGCGACTCAGCCCATAGAGCCTTCGGTAGCCTTGGGGCGATTGACCCGGATGGAAGCCATCGGAGAGAAAAGTGTGAATGAGGCCATGCATATCAAGGTGAAGCAGCGCCTGGAAAGGCTTAAAAATGCCCTGGACCGCATCGAAGACGGGAGTTATGGAGTCTGTGTCCGCTGCCGGAAGGAAATGCCCTTCGGCAGGCTGGAGGCGGTTCCCGAATCTCTGGTATGCGTACCCTGTATGGAGAAAAAGAGTTGAGAAACTATTCTAAAGATCTGCTGCTGTCGCGTAAAATCAATTTTGTTTCGACGATGCAGTGACCCGAGACCGGGACAGCCCCTTCCAGACGGGCAAGGCTTTTATGGCGATCTCCAGATCGAAGCTCTTTCTTGTGCAAAGGCTTTCCATTACAATAGAATAGACACTACCGATTTCTCGGCAGAAGGAAAAGAAATGAGTCATACCATCAAAGGAATAATTTTCGATTTGGACGGTGTTCTTGTTGATACCGCTAAATATCATTTTCAAGCCTGGAGCCAGCTGGGAGAATCCCTTGGATTTACATTTACACTGGAAGACAATGAACGCTTGAAGGGTGTTTCACGCCTGGCATCCCTCGAAATTCTGCTTTCAATTGGAAAAGTGAACCTTTCTGATGAAGAGAAAAAGTCGGCCATGGAAAAAAAGAATAAGAACTATGTGAACATGATCAGCCAGATGACCCCGGAGGGAATACTTCCCGGAGCCCTGGATCTGCTGCTGGAGCTGAAAGACAAAGGTGTAAAAACAGCACTGGGATCGGCCAGTAAAAATGCCCCCCTGATTCTGGAGAAAACCGGATTGGCTGACTATCTGGATGCCGTTGTCGACGGCAATAGAACCAGCCGGGCGAAACCGGACCCGGAAGTATTTTTGCTGGCCGCAGAGGACCTGTCCCTCCCCCCCGAAGAGTGTCTCGTCTTTGAAGATGCGGAAGCCGGCATTGAAGCCGCCCGGAATGCCGGGATGAAAACAGTGGGTATCGGACATAGGGATCAGCTGGGGAAAGCCGATCTGCTCTACCCCGATCTTATAGGAGTCACCTGGTCCAGGATCAGCGAAAAATTATCAGCCCTCGGAGGATAAGAGATGAAAGATTATATCCTACCGA of the Oceanispirochaeta sp. genome contains:
- a CDS encoding alpha-glucosidase — protein: MFHHKPLQEMVIYQIYTRSFNDTNGDGIGDLAGITEKLDYLEALGVDMLWISPFCSSPNDDMGYDISDYQNIMTEMGSMEDLDTLLEEAHKRNIGIMMDLVLNHSSDEHSWFIESRSSLDNPKRDWYIWADEPNNWDSYFCPEAWEFDKKTGQYYLHIFGVKQPDLNWRNEELRKEIHRMVAWWLEKGIDGLRLDAIHLIGKPEGNPDYIHAPGESRQFCHFRNHDLVHQYLQEMHKKVFSLYDPVTVGETGGSTPESARLYVDKKRHEFDMIFHLGFLEEGDFEDNPAQNYKKFYQQWYQQLSREGWDAIFLGNHDLARMVSVAGAADRFWKESATCLATMILTQWGTPFLYQGDEIGMKNAGFARLDQFRDPHTIAKYRRAEVRGEDTALVMKEIIKWGRDNSRTPMQWDNSPFGGFSKEEPWIMMAQNWEHINVAQQEKNPDSILSYYKKAISLRKSHPCLAYGSMVFEKSDPTVFVYRREYKGESILVVLNLSSEIAAHRVKKFKDEQVLLSNYSQVRQNVSGLFLRPWEVIILNL
- a CDS encoding TraR/DksA C4-type zinc finger protein; the encoded protein is MTETELKTLKELIIKTMGQLEESDTYLQEATQPIEPSVALGRLTRMEAIGEKSVNEAMHIKVKQRLERLKNALDRIEDGSYGVCVRCRKEMPFGRLEAVPESLVCVPCMEKKS
- the pgmB gene encoding beta-phosphoglucomutase, which gives rise to MSHTIKGIIFDLDGVLVDTAKYHFQAWSQLGESLGFTFTLEDNERLKGVSRLASLEILLSIGKVNLSDEEKKSAMEKKNKNYVNMISQMTPEGILPGALDLLLELKDKGVKTALGSASKNAPLILEKTGLADYLDAVVDGNRTSRAKPDPEVFLLAAEDLSLPPEECLVFEDAEAGIEAARNAGMKTVGIGHRDQLGKADLLYPDLIGVTWSRISEKLSALGG